The Brassica napus cultivar Da-Ae chromosome C7, Da-Ae, whole genome shotgun sequence genome has a segment encoding these proteins:
- the LOC106407134 gene encoding LOW QUALITY PROTEIN: cysteine-rich receptor-like protein kinase 26 (The sequence of the model RefSeq protein was modified relative to this genomic sequence to represent the inferred CDS: inserted 2 bases in 1 codon; deleted 2 bases in 1 codon), with protein MIQIFSLFFLPLISVLIQIQCLTVQSQPVPLKQICSNVTGNFTVNTPYAVNLDRLISSLSSLRQNDKGFYNISLGDSDGKVNSILHCRGDVKPEDCTNCLSMAGKRLITLCPVQKEAVIWYDKCTVRYSNRTLFNRLEIYPQTSISGTRNFTGDRDGWEKSLRGLLEGLKDRVPVVGRRRKNFVVGETSGPSFQTLYGMVQCTADISEQDCTYCLSQGIAKIPSCCDMKMGSYVLSPSCMVAYAPWRFYDPVDTTNEPSSVPQRNETRSVEQWDQNRGVXALIFAAVSAAAVVLFIAFLVVYLRSRKKKLKRRTTSEEPNLEDISKDSMRFDFTMLQEATSQFSVENKLGEGGFGAVYKGVLSDGQEIAVKRLSQNAQQGEIEFKNEFLLVAKLQHRNLVKLLGYSIDGTERLLVYEYLPHTSLDKFIFDPIHGNELDWETRYRIIGGVARGLLYLHQDSRLRIIHRDLKASNILLDEEMTPKIADFGLARLFDIDHTTQRYTNRVVGTFGYMAPEYVMHGQFSFKTDVYSFGVLVLEIISGKKNSCFSDEDSMEGLLTFVSAWRNWKEGIALNLVDKVLMTMSSYSSNMILRCINIGLLCVQDKVSERPSMASVLLMLDGHTLALSEPSRPTFFTHSTMVSDSSSSLGHIAKTSNYNSNTELYPR; from the exons ATGATCCAaatattctctcttttttttcttcctctgaTCTCAGTCTTAATCCAAATCCAATGCCTCACTGTTCAGTCACAACCGGTGCCGTTAAAACAAATCTGCTCAAACGTCACAGGCAACTTCACTGTTAACACCCCTTACGCCGTCAACCTCGACCGTCTCATCTCTTCTCTATCATCTCTCCGGCAGAACGACAAGGGATTCTACAACATCTCACTCGGAGACTCAGATGGAAAAGTCAACTCAATCTTACATTGTAGAGGCGATGTCAAACCCGAAGACTGCACCAACTGTCTCTCAATGGCTGGAAAAAGACTTATCACATTGTGTCCGGTTCAGAAAGAGGCGGTTATCTGGTACGATAAATGTACGGTTAGGTACTCGAACCGGACGCTTTTCAACAGACTTGAGATTTATCCTCAAACAAGCATCTCCGGGACAAGAAACTTCACCGGAGATCGCGACGGCTGGGAGAAATCATTAAGGGGTTTACTCGAAGGGCTTAAAGACAGAGTACCCGTGGTTGGTCGGAGAAGGAAGAACTTTGTGGTCGGAGAAACGAGCGGGCCGTCGTTTCAGACATTGTACGGGATGGTCCAGTGCACGGCGGATATATCGGAACAGGATTGCACGTATTGTTTGTCACAGGGTATTGCAAAGATTCCGAGCTGTTGTGATATGAAAATGGGTAGTTATGTCTTGTCTCCTAGCTGTATGGTGGCTTATGCTCCATGGAGATTCTATGATCCAGTGGACACCACTAATGAGCCAAGCTCAGTGCCTCAACGGAATGAGACGAGAAGTGTTGAACAAT GGGATCAAAACAGAGGTGT CGCTTTGATCTTTGCTGCTGTTTCAGCTGCTGCTGTTGTCTTATTTATCGCATTTTTAGTCGTTTACCTAAgatcgaggaagaagaaattaaaGAGGAGGACAACTAGCGAAGAACCAAACCTTGAAG ACATTAGCAAAGATTCAATGAGATTTGATTTCACTATGTTACAAGAAGCCACAAGTCAATTTTCAGTGGAAAATAAACTTGGAGAAGGAGGATTTGGCGCAGTTTACAAG gGTGTGCTTTCGGATGGACAAGAAATAGCGGTGAAAAGGTTGTCGCAAAATGCACAACAAGGTGAAATCGAATTCAAGAACGAGTTCTTATTGGTGGCAAAGCTTCAACATCGTAACCTCGTCAAGCTCTTAGGCTACTCAATAGATGGAACTGAAAGGCTTCTCGTCTACGAGTACCTCCCACACACCAGCCTCGACAAGTTCATCTTCG ATCCTATCCATGGTAACGAATTGGATTGGGAAACTAGATACAGAATTATAGGGGGTGTTGCTAGGGGTCTTCTTTATCTTCATCAAGATTCTCGTCTCCGGATCATTCACCGTGATCTTAAAGCTAGTAACATACTGCTAGACGAGGAAATGACCCCGAAAATCGCAGACTTCGGACTGGCAAGGCTATTTGATATCGACCACACTACTCAACGCTACACGAATAGGGTCGTAGGGACTTT CGGATATATGGCTCCGGAGTATGTAATGCACGGACAGTTCTCGTTTAAAACAGATGTTTACAGTTTCGGTGTTTTGGTTCTTGAGATCATAAGTGGTAAGAAAAACAGCTGTTTCAGCGATGAGGACAGCATGGAAGGCCTCCTTACCTTCGTAAGT GCATGGAGAAATTGGAAGGAAGGTATTGCCTTGAATCTTGTGGACAAGGTTTTGATGACAATGTCAAGTTATTCATCGAACATGATCCTGAGATGCATAAACATTGGTCTTCTTTGTGTCCAAGATAAAGTTTCAGAGAGGCCAAGCATGGCTTCGGTTCTTCTGATGTTAGATGGACATACTCTTGCTCTTTCAGAACCTTCAAGGCCTACGTTTTTCACACACAGTACAATGGTTTCAGATAGTTCCTCTTCTTTAGGACATATTGCAAAAACTTCAAATTATAATTCCAACACTGAGTTGTATCCTCGGTGA